From Acidobacteriota bacterium, a single genomic window includes:
- the waaC gene encoding lipopolysaccharide heptosyltransferase I, producing MKILIIKLSSIGDVVHTLPVLAAIRKEMPDASVTWAVEQSSAEILRGNPLIDELLEIDTRALRGGRMIEEILIDAGKLIGDLRKREFDIAIDFQGLLKSAFVAKFTRSARRFGFAKSGLREPASRFLLTDTVETPPGFHVVRKNLILAGSALGFEARDEKPEFPIFTEEIHQAEAGAMSELAGGRFAILNPAGGWPTKLWDAAKFGELADRLFERFGLASIVTTAPNESELAMKAAANSRSGRLVTGEPTLKGFFELARRAEIYVGGDTGPTHLAIAAECPVVGIFGPTEWWRNGSLNPSDICVERNDIGCRVDCHRRSCANWICMDIGVETVLDAVARRLETISR from the coding sequence ATGAAGATTCTCATCATCAAGCTCAGTTCCATCGGTGACGTCGTTCACACGCTTCCGGTCCTGGCGGCAATCCGAAAAGAAATGCCCGACGCCAGCGTTACTTGGGCGGTCGAACAATCGTCCGCCGAGATTCTGCGCGGCAATCCGTTGATCGACGAACTGCTCGAAATCGACACGCGGGCTCTCCGCGGCGGACGGATGATCGAAGAGATCCTGATCGATGCCGGAAAGCTCATCGGTGACCTCCGGAAACGGGAATTCGACATCGCGATCGATTTCCAGGGACTTCTGAAATCGGCGTTTGTCGCGAAGTTCACCCGGTCCGCGCGTCGATTCGGATTTGCAAAGTCCGGTCTGCGTGAGCCCGCAAGCCGGTTTTTGCTTACCGACACGGTCGAGACTCCGCCGGGCTTTCACGTCGTAAGGAAGAACTTGATCCTCGCCGGAAGTGCGCTCGGTTTTGAGGCGCGAGATGAAAAGCCCGAGTTTCCGATCTTTACCGAAGAAATTCATCAGGCCGAAGCCGGTGCAATGTCGGAACTCGCGGGCGGCAGGTTCGCGATCCTGAATCCGGCCGGCGGTTGGCCGACGAAACTCTGGGACGCCGCGAAGTTCGGCGAACTTGCCGATCGGCTCTTCGAACGTTTCGGGCTCGCGTCGATCGTCACGACCGCCCCGAATGAATCCGAACTGGCGATGAAAGCCGCCGCAAATTCGCGTTCGGGGCGACTTGTCACGGGCGAACCGACGCTCAAGGGCTTCTTCGAACTGGCGCGGCGGGCCGAGATATACGTCGGCGGTGACACCGGACCGACGCATCTTGCGATTGCCGCCGAATGTCCGGTCGTCGGCATCTTCGGTCCGACCGAATGGTGGCGAAACGGCAGTCTGAATCCCTCGGACATATGCGTCGAACGCAACGACATCGGATGCCGTGTCGATTGCCACCGCCGTTCGTGCGCGAACTGGATCTGTATGGACATCGGCGTCGAGACGGTGCTCGATGCTGTTGCACGCAGACTCGAAACCATCAGCCGATGA
- a CDS encoding DUF3108 domain-containing protein, whose amino-acid sequence MKRFTRIFVFVSAFGLLFAAGALAQATVKPPFLGGEKLVYEGKISKIIQGIAVADLSFTFGKTADGDDYLIKTDARSKGTLLKLFRFSFVQEYESTVDSDKFRVLKTVKNDVQKERVRNSEALFSYVEKKVTFTETNPKEPMRAPRTIASDLKGDTHDLVSGLYFLRTLPLAVGRVFELTISDSGLIYQVPVRVTAREVQKSVLGRLMCFRVEPEVFGNNRLIEQKGSMVIWITDDERRIPVRSRINSEYGKIEVKLKKVESAKM is encoded by the coding sequence ATGAAGAGATTTACCCGAATTTTTGTTTTCGTTTCGGCATTTGGACTTTTGTTCGCGGCCGGCGCGCTTGCGCAGGCGACTGTCAAACCGCCATTCCTCGGCGGCGAGAAACTGGTTTATGAAGGCAAGATCAGCAAGATCATTCAGGGAATTGCGGTTGCGGATCTTTCATTCACCTTCGGCAAGACCGCGGACGGAGACGATTATCTGATCAAGACAGACGCGCGTTCGAAGGGAACGTTGCTCAAGCTTTTCCGTTTCAGTTTCGTTCAGGAATATGAATCAACCGTTGACTCGGACAAGTTTCGGGTCCTGAAGACCGTTAAGAACGATGTTCAGAAGGAACGCGTCCGCAATAGCGAAGCTCTTTTCAGTTATGTTGAAAAAAAGGTGACCTTTACGGAAACCAATCCAAAGGAACCGATGCGCGCGCCGCGGACGATCGCGTCCGACCTCAAGGGCGATACACACGATCTGGTTTCCGGCCTCTATTTCCTTCGGACATTGCCGCTCGCAGTCGGCAGGGTATTCGAATTGACGATCAGCGATTCGGGCCTGATCTATCAGGTGCCGGTCCGCGTCACCGCGCGCGAAGTTCAAAAATCAGTCCTTGGCCGCCTGATGTGCTTCCGGGTTGAACCGGAAGTGTTCGGGAACAACCGGTTGATCGAGCAGAAGGGAAGTATGGTCATCTGGATCACCGACGATGAACGCCGGATTCCGGTTCGTTCGCGGATAAACTCGGAATACGGCAAGATCGAAGTGAAATTGAAGAAGGTAGAATCCGCGAAAATGTAA
- a CDS encoding DUF1957 domain-containing protein: MVGYFSLVLHAHLPFVRHPEYPEFLEEDWLFEAITEVYLPLIFIFQSQHEAGAKPRLAMNVSPPLCEMLADPLLQLRYTRHLENLLELSRKELERVTAEAPEFLEVVRMYVDTLSASLGLWNDRYGRNLINAFRELQDEGVLEIITCCATHGFLPLISTQESRRAQIEIAVTNYQKHFKRKPRGIWLAECAYEHGVEDLLKDAGIEYFIGDSHAILYGEPRPRYGVHAPVMCPNGVAVFARDVETSQQVWSAEVGYPGDPFYREFYRDVGWDLPMEYLKPHLHSDGSRRHLGLKYYRITGRDVPQNRKKAYVPAIAKEKAAMHAFDFLGRRKDQARKLREIHEGHPPLVTSPYDAELYGHWWFEGPMFIDYLFRQIHFDQDEITAVTPGDYLDAKIPIQIQTPSASSWGEAGYYKVWINEGNSWMYPYQHDAERKMTALANRFHHPNDVERRVLNQLARELLLAQSSDWAFQIYQGTTVQYSSNRFKSHIHRFNMLAKMLETGDFNEPLLKEIENRDNIFAEVDFAVYRS; this comes from the coding sequence ATGGTTGGTTACTTCAGTCTGGTTCTGCACGCGCATCTGCCGTTCGTACGGCATCCGGAATACCCCGAATTCCTTGAAGAGGACTGGCTGTTCGAGGCGATCACCGAGGTCTATCTTCCGCTGATCTTCATTTTTCAGAGTCAGCACGAGGCTGGCGCGAAACCGCGTTTGGCGATGAATGTTTCGCCGCCGTTGTGCGAGATGTTGGCCGATCCTCTGCTTCAGTTGCGGTACACGCGCCATCTCGAGAATCTGCTCGAACTCTCCCGCAAGGAACTGGAGCGCGTTACGGCCGAAGCGCCGGAATTTCTTGAGGTGGTCAGGATGTACGTCGACACCCTCTCGGCGTCGCTCGGTCTCTGGAACGATCGTTACGGCCGCAATCTGATCAACGCCTTTCGCGAACTCCAGGACGAAGGCGTCCTCGAGATCATCACGTGTTGCGCGACGCACGGATTTCTGCCGTTGATCTCGACGCAGGAGTCGCGTCGGGCGCAGATCGAGATCGCCGTCACCAATTATCAGAAACACTTCAAGCGCAAGCCGCGCGGCATTTGGCTCGCCGAATGCGCCTACGAACACGGCGTCGAGGATCTGCTGAAAGACGCCGGGATCGAATACTTCATCGGGGATTCGCACGCTATCCTATACGGCGAGCCGCGGCCACGCTACGGCGTCCACGCGCCGGTGATGTGTCCCAATGGCGTTGCCGTTTTCGCGCGCGACGTCGAAACGTCGCAACAGGTGTGGTCGGCCGAGGTCGGCTATCCGGGCGATCCCTTCTATCGGGAATTTTATCGCGATGTCGGCTGGGATCTGCCGATGGAATATCTGAAGCCGCACCTTCATTCGGACGGCAGCCGGCGCCATCTCGGTCTGAAATACTATCGGATCACGGGCCGCGATGTTCCGCAAAACCGCAAGAAAGCATACGTTCCGGCGATCGCGAAGGAAAAGGCGGCGATGCACGCCTTCGATTTTCTCGGGAGGCGCAAGGACCAGGCCCGCAAACTGCGCGAGATCCACGAGGGGCATCCGCCGCTCGTGACATCGCCGTATGACGCCGAACTTTACGGGCACTGGTGGTTTGAGGGACCGATGTTCATCGATTATCTGTTTCGCCAGATCCATTTCGATCAGGACGAGATCACGGCCGTCACACCGGGCGATTATCTCGATGCGAAGATCCCGATCCAGATCCAGACTCCATCGGCGTCAAGCTGGGGCGAAGCAGGCTATTACAAGGTTTGGATAAATGAAGGGAATTCCTGGATGTATCCTTATCAACACGACGCCGAACGGAAAATGACGGCTTTGGCGAATCGTTTTCACCATCCGAACGATGTTGAACGGCGGGTGTTGAACCAACTTGCGCGGGAACTCTTGCTCGCGCAGTCGAGCGATTGGGCTTTTCAGATCTATCAGGGAACGACGGTGCAATACTCTTCGAACCGGTTCAAATCGCACATCCACCGTTTCAATATGCTGGCAAAAATGCTTGAAACCGGCGATTTCAACGAGCCGTTGCTGAAGGAGATCGAGAACCGTGACAACATCTTTGCCGAAGTCGATTTCGCGGTCTATCGGAGTTAA
- a CDS encoding GGDEF domain-containing protein, whose product MSQKKRLQRDLRPALVFLNGDLLAVPIPLEREEVILGRALEADVRVNDSKTSRKHARINTINDRQNEETSYVLTDLSSRNGTLLNGQRIRQETLQHGDKITIGEHILRFEFLDEIDREYHRQIHRLLSHDDLTGLLSSRSFFSELRRESGRARAENRRFCVLMMDVDFFKNVNDTYGHLTGSKTLEEIGYCIMQNLRSGDVASRFGGEEFAAFLLDASLGQALVAAERIRSEIETADFTVIRQGRPAEKHHITISIGIASFPSDSNDVIELVEMADSALYRAKREGRNRICVYSELDPEDTADRFPSREEESVEV is encoded by the coding sequence ATGAGCCAGAAGAAAAGACTTCAGCGCGATTTGCGCCCGGCACTTGTATTTCTAAACGGTGATCTTCTCGCCGTTCCGATCCCGCTTGAACGCGAGGAGGTTATCCTCGGGCGCGCCCTTGAGGCCGATGTTCGCGTCAACGATTCCAAGACCTCGCGCAAGCACGCACGGATCAACACTATCAACGATCGTCAGAACGAGGAAACGAGCTATGTCCTGACCGATCTCAGTTCGCGAAACGGAACCCTGCTCAATGGTCAGCGAATCCGCCAGGAAACGCTCCAGCACGGCGACAAGATCACGATCGGCGAGCATATTCTTCGATTCGAGTTCCTTGACGAGATCGACCGCGAATACCATCGCCAGATTCACCGTCTGCTCTCGCACGACGACCTTACCGGATTGCTTTCATCCCGCTCCTTCTTCTCGGAACTTCGACGCGAATCCGGCCGGGCGCGCGCCGAAAATCGAAGATTCTGCGTCTTGATGATGGACGTCGATTTTTTCAAGAACGTCAACGACACTTACGGCCACCTGACCGGCAGCAAGACGCTCGAAGAGATCGGTTACTGCATTATGCAGAATTTGCGGAGCGGCGACGTCGCGTCGCGTTTCGGCGGCGAGGAATTCGCTGCTTTTTTGCTCGACGCGTCGCTCGGCCAAGCGCTGGTCGCGGCCGAACGCATCCGATCCGAGATAGAAACCGCAGACTTCACCGTCATCCGTCAGGGACGTCCGGCCGAGAAACACCACATCACGATAAGTATTGGCATTGCTTCATTTCCAAGCGATTCAAACGATGTCATCGAACTCGTAGAAATGGCCGATTCGGCGCTTTACCGGGCCAAACGAGAGGGCCGAAATCGAATCTGCGTCTATAGCGAACTGGATCCTGAAGATACTGCCGACCGTTTTCCGTCGCGGGAAGAAGAATCAGTCGAGGTGTGA
- a CDS encoding DNA adenine methylase, with translation MNVPQTQGIKYAGSKLRLLPFIAELAERVNARTVFDGFAGTTRVGQMFARLGYRVISNDIAEWSRVFALCYFKNRRPKSFYEEIVRHLNELAPHDGWFTENYGGAAGQPVKRPWQLHNTRKLDAIRDEIDRLGLGEVEKSVLLTSLILALDAVDSTIGHHAAYLKNWSKRSYNTMRLKVPRIFESAAEHEVLSGGIFDALPKAAADLAYFDPPYGSNNERMPPSRVRYAAYYHLWTTVIRNDRPPVFGRANRRTDSRDGTAASVFEDFRKDETGAFLAVSAIEKMIREADARHVLLSYSSGGRATAEQLAGILGNCGTLIETLKVDHRRNVMASMRWTNQWTKDFDEPNREYLFLLEK, from the coding sequence ATGAACGTGCCGCAGACACAGGGAATCAAGTATGCCGGTTCGAAGCTGCGGCTTTTGCCGTTCATCGCCGAACTCGCGGAAAGGGTCAACGCGCGGACCGTGTTCGACGGCTTTGCCGGAACGACGCGGGTCGGACAGATGTTCGCGCGGCTCGGTTACCGCGTGATCTCGAACGACATTGCCGAATGGTCGCGCGTTTTCGCGCTTTGCTATTTCAAGAACAGGCGGCCGAAGAGCTTCTATGAAGAAATCGTTCGACATCTCAATGAACTTGCGCCACACGACGGTTGGTTCACCGAAAACTATGGCGGGGCAGCCGGCCAACCCGTCAAGCGTCCGTGGCAACTTCACAACACACGAAAGCTCGACGCGATTCGCGACGAGATCGACAGGCTCGGACTCGGCGAAGTCGAAAAGAGCGTGTTGCTGACCAGCTTGATCCTCGCGCTCGACGCGGTCGATTCGACGATCGGCCATCACGCCGCATACTTGAAGAATTGGTCAAAGAGATCCTACAACACGATGCGGCTCAAAGTTCCGCGGATTTTCGAATCCGCAGCCGAGCACGAGGTTCTCAGCGGGGGCATTTTTGACGCGCTCCCGAAGGCGGCCGCCGATCTCGCGTATTTCGATCCGCCGTACGGTTCGAACAATGAGAGAATGCCGCCGTCGCGTGTTCGGTATGCGGCCTATTATCATCTCTGGACGACAGTCATAAGGAACGACCGTCCGCCGGTCTTCGGTCGCGCGAACCGGCGAACCGATTCACGCGACGGAACGGCAGCTTCCGTTTTCGAGGATTTTCGCAAAGATGAAACCGGAGCTTTTCTGGCCGTTTCGGCAATTGAAAAGATGATCCGCGAGGCCGATGCGCGGCACGTTTTGCTTTCTTACAGTTCGGGAGGTCGCGCGACGGCCGAACAACTGGCCGGAATCCTAGGAAACTGCGGCACGCTGATCGAAACTCTGAAAGTCGACCACCGTCGCAACGTGATGGCTTCGATGCGCTGGACGAACCAATGGACGAAGGACTTTGACGAACCGAATCGGGAATATCTTTTCTTGCTCGAAAAGTGA
- a CDS encoding DUF4912 domain-containing protein — MSEQEKIEQLNDEEKKVVEYVLDDFELAPISSGEFVGDEEFFARVDSDLDELFAIPEPTMPAILADAADVKPVDPVFEALSMPALPELEKENRARLQMQSPNRLYFYWSIKNNPFQTLHKLFGGNAGNYRLVAKLVNLETDREVIQQIEAAGSWWYNVESDASYRAEIGFFAPGRPFIRVMFSNTIETPRKSPSPRQAAESDWAIAANEFAEVLDVAGFTRDAFEVALAGDDFESAEQATDSTFYQLLGEHAESFSADEIRYALLALASGISVEALRGQISEALYLVLAENVVKLSAENTMSALKDHFDLLDEEIIGYEETGEAVYGASLVHFPKSRVTRAVPKSPITGERVKFVPRLSPVSSLRF, encoded by the coding sequence ATGAGTGAACAAGAGAAGATCGAGCAGTTGAACGACGAAGAAAAGAAGGTGGTTGAGTACGTGTTGGACGACTTTGAGCTGGCGCCGATCTCATCCGGCGAATTCGTCGGTGACGAGGAGTTTTTTGCGCGGGTCGATAGCGATCTTGATGAACTTTTCGCGATTCCCGAACCGACGATGCCCGCGATCCTTGCTGACGCCGCGGATGTGAAACCGGTCGATCCCGTTTTTGAAGCGCTATCGATGCCGGCGCTTCCGGAACTTGAGAAGGAAAACCGGGCGCGTTTGCAGATGCAGTCACCGAATCGGCTCTATTTCTATTGGTCGATCAAGAACAACCCGTTTCAGACGCTTCACAAGCTCTTCGGCGGCAACGCTGGAAATTACCGGTTGGTCGCGAAGTTGGTGAATCTGGAAACCGATCGTGAGGTCATCCAACAGATCGAGGCGGCCGGGAGTTGGTGGTACAACGTGGAATCTGACGCGAGCTATCGAGCGGAGATCGGGTTTTTTGCGCCGGGCCGTCCGTTTATCCGAGTGATGTTCTCGAACACGATCGAGACGCCGCGGAAGAGCCCGAGCCCGCGGCAGGCGGCCGAATCAGACTGGGCAATCGCCGCGAACGAATTTGCCGAAGTCCTGGATGTCGCCGGATTTACGCGCGACGCCTTCGAAGTCGCGCTCGCGGGCGATGACTTTGAAAGCGCCGAGCAGGCGACGGACAGCACTTTCTATCAATTGCTCGGAGAGCACGCCGAATCGTTCAGCGCCGACGAGATCCGTTATGCGCTGCTCGCGCTCGCGTCCGGAATCAGCGTCGAGGCGCTTCGCGGGCAGATCTCGGAAGCGCTGTACCTGGTTCTAGCGGAGAACGTCGTCAAGCTCAGCGCGGAAAACACGATGTCGGCTCTCAAAGACCATTTCGATCTTCTCGACGAAGAGATCATCGGCTACGAGGAGACCGGCGAGGCCGTTTACGGCGCGAGTTTGGTTCATTTCCCGAAGAGTCGCGTTACGCGCGCCGTTCCCAAGTCGCCGATCACGGGTGAACGGGTGAAATTCGTCCCGCGACTTTCACCGGTCAGCTCTTTGCGATTTTAG
- a CDS encoding flavin reductase family protein — translation MAVSNQEFRAALGRFASGVTVVTTRDHKGDLHGITVSAFSSVSMNPPLVLICIERTTGSHHAFVESGRFTVNILSAEQSGVSDRFAFRHEDKFSGIGFRIGEQGIPIIEGCLANLECRVVNEYSGGDHTIFVGEVEAVHTDDKSPLIYWTGEYRTIA, via the coding sequence ATGGCAGTCTCAAACCAAGAATTTCGCGCCGCCTTGGGTCGCTTCGCCAGCGGCGTCACGGTGGTCACGACACGCGACCATAAAGGGGATCTCCACGGCATCACGGTTTCGGCGTTTTCGTCGGTCTCGATGAATCCGCCGCTCGTGCTCATATGTATCGAAAGGACGACCGGCAGCCATCACGCCTTCGTCGAGTCAGGGCGGTTTACGGTCAATATTTTGAGCGCCGAACAATCGGGCGTTTCGGATCGGTTCGCGTTTCGCCACGAGGATAAATTCAGCGGGATCGGGTTTCGCATCGGCGAGCAAGGGATTCCGATCATCGAAGGTTGTCTTGCCAATCTGGAATGCCGCGTCGTCAACGAATACAGCGGCGGCGATCATACTATCTTCGTCGGCGAGGTCGAGGCGGTCCACACCGACGACAAATCGCCGCTGATCTACTGGACGGGCGAATATCGAACGATTGCTTAA